Proteins co-encoded in one Mycobacteriales bacterium genomic window:
- a CDS encoding PKD domain-containing protein: PSGLGTPKGGLRLFTSTAPTVTMTSPAHPKLHTAATFTAQGTELSGVTATLSSSSYAWNFGDGHTSTGTSVSHTYTAAGKYTTTLTVTDSLYQIVIKKVTITVGEKASVHYKGSAKLKTHHKGSFSAAGTTTPNTGATIKRYHWNFGDGHTASGKSVHHAFSHSGKFTVTLTITDSSGVVTTVKHHVKVKS, translated from the coding sequence GCCGAGCGGGCTCGGTACGCCGAAGGGCGGCCTGCGGCTGTTCACCTCGACGGCGCCGACCGTCACCATGACCTCCCCAGCGCACCCGAAGCTGCACACCGCGGCAACGTTCACCGCGCAGGGCACGGAGCTGTCGGGAGTGACCGCGACCCTGTCCAGCTCCAGCTACGCCTGGAACTTCGGTGACGGCCACACGTCCACCGGTACGTCGGTCAGCCACACCTACACCGCGGCTGGCAAGTACACGACGACGCTCACCGTTACCGACAGCCTGTACCAGATCGTGATCAAGAAGGTGACGATCACGGTCGGCGAGAAGGCATCGGTGCACTACAAGGGTTCGGCGAAGCTGAAGACCCATCACAAGGGCTCGTTCAGCGCCGCCGGCACGACCACCCCGAACACCGGTGCCACGATCAAGCGCTACCACTGGAACTTCGGCGATGGCCACACCGCGAGCGGCAAGTCGGTTCATCACGCGTTCTCGCACTCCGGCAAGTTCACGGTGACGCTGACGATCACCGACAGCAGCGGCGTGGTCACGACGGTGAAGCACCACGTCAAGGTCAAGAGCTAG